GATTCCATGGGAAAATGCAATGAAAAAATATTATTATACAGATGCTAAAAAACGTTTGAGAGAACATCCAAACTTAAAGATTATAGGAATAACAGGAAGTTATGGAAAGACAAGCACCAAATTCATTTTGGAAAAAATATTATCAAAAGAATATAATACGCTAATAACTCCGCATAGTTATAATACGACATTAGGAGTAATTCTAACCATTCGTAATATGCTGCGTCGTTCACATGAAGTTTTTGTGGTTGAGATGGGAGCAAAGCAAAAAGGAGATATTGAAGAAATCTGTCAATTAGTCAAACCGGATTATGGTATAATTACAGCGGTAGGCCCCCAACATCTGGAGACATTTGGAACGGTAGATACAGTAATTGATACCAAGTTTGAATTGGCACAAAGTGTGTATCCCCAAGGCATCTGTTATGTCAATGGCGATAATGCTAATGTTCAAAAAGGGATAAAGCGCTACTCAAAGGTCCAATATGTGACCTATGGAAGTGAACATGGTAATCAGGTTTTGGTTACACATATACGTCAAGATGCATCAGGTTCAGAATTTGAGGTAAGTATCAACCAACAGGCATATCGATTCCAAACGAAACTGTTGGGAGAACATAACATGCTCAATATTGCAGGCGCTGTCGCGGTTTCGATGGAACTTAACGTGCCCTATGAAAAAATATATGCGGCCATAAAAGAATTGAAGCCAGTTGAACACAGACTAGAATTAAAAACGCAAGGTGATTATTATATTTTAGATGATGCGTTTAACTCGAATCCGACAGGTGCAAAAAGTGCCTTGGATGTATTGGCACAGTTTGAAACGGGACGCCATATTATTATGACGCCTGGAATGATTGAGTTAGGTGCCATGGATAATGAACTGCACACAGTTTTTGGGCAACAAATTGCAGCGGTGTGTGACGAGGTTATTTTAATTGGAGAAACCAAGACAAAGGCAATTGTCAAAGGCTTGCAAGAAAGTCAATACCCTATGGATCATGTCCATATATGCCAAAGCGTATATGAAGGGTTTAATAAAATTCGTG
This sequence is a window from Vallitaleaceae bacterium 9-2. Protein-coding genes within it:
- the murF gene encoding UDP-N-acetylmuramoyl-tripeptide--D-alanyl-D-alanine ligase, yielding MDTVIYIALLILGTAYFVKRSLYYTHMFQLNSYRYQRFFRFLRNNIKKILSIKNSLFIIIVFVLAGFDNRLAVIGALGIYLIYTMRRKHQVKKPLVLTARVKRMLFVQNILYIFFLWTVYALELGSIGYIFIFFMSMPIVMLANTLLIPWENAMKKYYYTDAKKRLREHPNLKIIGITGSYGKTSTKFILEKILSKEYNTLITPHSYNTTLGVILTIRNMLRRSHEVFVVEMGAKQKGDIEEICQLVKPDYGIITAVGPQHLETFGTVDTVIDTKFELAQSVYPQGICYVNGDNANVQKGIKRYSKVQYVTYGSEHGNQVLVTHIRQDASGSEFEVSINQQAYRFQTKLLGEHNMLNIAGAVAVSMELNVPYEKIYAAIKELKPVEHRLELKTQGDYYILDDAFNSNPTGAKSALDVLAQFETGRHIIMTPGMIELGAMDNELHTVFGQQIAAVCDEVILIGETKTKAIVKGLQESQYPMDHVHICQSVYEGFNKIRELVQAGDVVLIENDLPDNFDE